The Chitinivibrio alkaliphilus ACht1 region GCAGCTTGTTCGAGAAATTGCTGAAGGAAGTTGGGAGGTTTTTTCTACCCTCGACCTTGGGACGTTTCTTTACGATGTGACCGCGGATGAGTATGTCCTTCGTGAACAAATTTACGAATTGCTTACATTCTATAAAAAATAATTGCATTAACACAGTAAGTATGTCATCATGATGACCAGTGTGGTATATGTTCCAAAAATGGAGTTACTATGGCAAAAACAGCAGGTTCCAAAAAAAAGCGTGTTACCTTTACCTATAAAGGTGTACCCGGCAGTGATGTCTTTGTAACGGGCTCATTCAACGAGTGGGATCCGAAGCAGAAAAAATTAAAAGATAAGAAGAAGGATGGGGTGTATTCTCTCGCCGTTAATCTTCCGCGAGAACGACACCAATATAAATTCATTGTTGATGGTGAATGGATTAACGACCCCGAGTGCACGATGTACGAAGAGGATGGGTTCGGTGGTCTGAATAGTGTTGTAGACCTTACCGATATTTAAACCTCATATGTAGATATCGTCACATGGGCGGGGTGGAGTACTTTTCACCCCGTTCTTTGTTAGTGATTTTTTTCACATTCTGCGTCTTGTCGTAAACTAAAAAAAGATCTTTTGGTATCTCGCACACCTCTGTATGTATTTTAGAGTAATGACTTTTTAAAGAAGAGAGGTTTTGTGGAAAAAAAGAAGTGGATCCTAGCTGTTTCGGTTCTATGGGTATTCTGTTTAAGTGCCAGCGTGTGGGCTGGTACGGAGCGACTCATGGGAGCAGAAGCTATTCGTGAGGGGCAGGGGTGGCTCGTGGCTCTTACGGGGATTATAACGGTGTTTGTTGCCTTGGTGGTTATTACTCTTATTATCTCGGCATTGCCGGGAATCCTCCGTGTTTTAGCGAGGTTTTACCCGGAGCAGGAGGATGCCCCATCACCTGCCAAGAAAAGTTCTGATACTGCACAAGTTGCTGCAGCTATCGCTGTTGCTTACCATCAAAAGAATTCCTAAGAGAGGAGTACGCAGATAATGGGAAACTTATTTGACAGTTTGCTTGAATTTTGGAAAACCACCGGGTTTATGCATATGAATGGTGGAAGCTTTTTAATGATTGTTGTGGGGATCATCTTTATCAGCCTAGCCATTGTTAAAAATTATGAACCTCTTCTTCTTCTCCCTATCGGTGCTGGTATGGTTGCGGGAAATATTCCCTATCCTGCTGAGCTCGGTGAGCTGATTGGTATTGGTGTACAGCATGAAGGTAGCGTGTTTTGGTATATTTACCAAGGGGTTGGTCGGGGTATCTTTCCCCCCATAATCTTTCTTGGTATCGGTGCTATGACTGACTTCTCTGCTATGCTTGCCAATCCGAAACTGATTCTCCTTGGTGCTGCTGCGCAAAGCGGTATTTTTCTTACCTTTGTCGGAGCATTAGCTCTCGGTTTTACTCCGGGGCAAGCTGGTGCAATTGGAATCATCGGCGGTGCAGACGGGCCGACGTCCATATTTCTAGCATCACAATTGGCGCCGAATTTACTCGGGTCCATTGCTATTGCGGCATACTCCTATATGTCCTTAGTGCCCATTATTCAGCCGCCAATTATGCGTCTCTTAACAACCAAGGAAGAACGGGAGATTCGGATGGCTCCTCCAAAACAGGCGACGAAGCGGGAGCGCATCTTTTTTCCCATTGTGGGACTTCTTGCCACAACCCTCTTTGTACCGGCAGCGCTTCCACTTCTTGGAATGCTCTTTTTTGGTAATCTCCTCAAAGAATCAACTGTGACTGAACGTCTTGCAGAAACCGCGCGAACATCTCTTATTGACATTGTAACAATATTTCTCGGTTTTTCCGTGGGGCTGAGCACATTGTCAGATCGGTTTCTTACAGCACAATCCTTGGGTATTTTTGCCCTTGGTGCTCTTGCTTTTGCCGTGGCAACGGCTGTGGGTGTGCTCTTTGCAAAATGTATGAATCTCTTCACAAAGAATAAAATTAACCCCCTTGTGGGGGCAGCAGGGGTTTCTGCCGTTCCAAATTCTGCGCGGGTAGTCCAGCAGGTTGGACAGCAGGA contains the following coding sequences:
- a CDS encoding glycogen-binding domain-containing protein; protein product: MAKTAGSKKKRVTFTYKGVPGSDVFVTGSFNEWDPKQKKLKDKKKDGVYSLAVNLPRERHQYKFIVDGEWINDPECTMYEEDGFGGLNSVVDLTDI
- a CDS encoding OadG family protein, translated to MEKKKWILAVSVLWVFCLSASVWAGTERLMGAEAIREGQGWLVALTGIITVFVALVVITLIISALPGILRVLARFYPEQEDAPSPAKKSSDTAQVAAAIAVAYHQKNS
- a CDS encoding sodium ion-translocating decarboxylase subunit beta, with the translated sequence MGNLFDSLLEFWKTTGFMHMNGGSFLMIVVGIIFISLAIVKNYEPLLLLPIGAGMVAGNIPYPAELGELIGIGVQHEGSVFWYIYQGVGRGIFPPIIFLGIGAMTDFSAMLANPKLILLGAAAQSGIFLTFVGALALGFTPGQAGAIGIIGGADGPTSIFLASQLAPNLLGSIAIAAYSYMSLVPIIQPPIMRLLTTKEEREIRMAPPKQATKRERIFFPIVGLLATTLFVPAALPLLGMLFFGNLLKESTVTERLAETARTSLIDIVTIFLGFSVGLSTLSDRFLTAQSLGIFALGALAFAVATAVGVLFAKCMNLFTKNKINPLVGAAGVSAVPNSARVVQQVGQQEDSSNYLLMHAMAPNVAGVIGSAIAAGYLLSELLQ